GCCGAGCAGGCCGAAGAAGGCGTGCGGCTTGAACATGATGAAGGAGCGCATGATCGCCGACGCCGACTTGCCCATGTGCTGCCAGATGTTCTTGAAGAGACGGGACTCGCGCGTCTTCTCGTTGGTCACCACGGGGATGGAGACGATCGACATCCGCTTGTGGCCTGCCTGGATGATCGTCTCCATGCAGTAGGAGAACTCGGTGACGATGTTCAGCCGCATCAACGAGGCGGCCGAGTAGGCGCGGAACCCGCTCGCCGCGTCGGGCAGGTCGGTGCTCGCAGCCGCGTTGACGACCGCAGAACCCACCGCCTGCATCCGCCGCTTGAAGGGGGAGAAGTGCGCGATGGTCTGGGTCTGTCGGTCGGCGACGACGATGTCGGCCTCGCCGGTGATGATCGGCTGGACGAGGTCGCCGATGCGCTCCTGCGGGTACTGGTTGTCGCCGTCGGTGTTGACGAGGATGTCGGCGCCGTGGGCGAGGGCGAAGTCCGCGCCGTCGCGGAAGGATCGGGCCAGGCCGAGCGGGCTGCTGTGGCTGAGGATGTGCGTGACGCCGAGCTCGCGCGCCACCTGCGCGGTGCGGTCGCTCGAGCCGTCGTCGATCACCAGGGTCTCGATGACGTCGACGCCGGGGATCGACGTGGGGATCGTGGCCAGCACGAGGGGGAGGGTTGTCTCCTCGTTGAGGCAGGGGATCTGGACGATCACCTTCATGCGGGGGTCCTCCGAGATGCGCTGAGACGAGCCGGAGCCTCAGGGTAGTCGGCAACCGGCCCCGCCCGTCACGCCGCCCGATACGCTGGCGCCGTGACTGAGCCGACCGAACATGAGCAGACGCAGGCGCCACGACGGGTGATGGTGACCGGTGGGGCCGGGTTCATCGGGTCGCACATCGCGGAGCGACTCCTCCAGCAAGGGCACGAGGTGCTCGTGGTCGACAACTTCTACTCGAGCACCCGCCGCAACCTGACGCACCTCTTCGAGCACCCCAACTTCGAGCTGTTGCGTCACGACGTGACCTTCCCGCTGTACGTCGAGGTCGACGAGATCTACCACCTGGCCTGCCCCGCGAGCCCGATCTTCTACCAGCGCGACCCTGTCCAGACCACGAAGACGAGCGTCCTGGGCTCGATCAACATGCTCGGTCTGGCCAAGCGCACCAAGGCCAAGATCCTGCTGTCCTCGACCTCGGAGGTCTACGGCGACCCGCAGGTGCACCCCCAGACCGAGGACTACTGGGGCAACGTCAACCCGATCGGCATCCGGTCCTGCTACGACGAGGGCAAGCGTTGCGCGGAGACGCTCTTCTTCGACTACCGCCGTCAGCACGACATGCCGGTCAAGGTCGCCCGCATCTTCAACACCTACGGTCCTCGGATGCAGCCCAACGACGGTCGGGTCGTCTCCAACTTCATCGTCCAGGCACTCGCGGGCGAGCCGCTGACGATGTACGGCGACGGTAGCCAGACCCGCTCCTTCTGCTTCGTGGACGACATGGTCGACGGGCTGATGTCGCTGATGGCGACTCCGCACGAGGTGACCGGTCCGATCAACATCGGCAACCCGGTCGAGTTCAC
The genomic region above belongs to Janibacter limosus and contains:
- a CDS encoding glycosyltransferase family 2 protein; protein product: MKVIVQIPCLNEETTLPLVLATIPTSIPGVDVIETLVIDDGSSDRTAQVARELGVTHILSHSSPLGLARSFRDGADFALAHGADILVNTDGDNQYPQERIGDLVQPIITGEADIVVADRQTQTIAHFSPFKRRMQAVGSAVVNAAASTDLPDAASGFRAYSAASLMRLNIVTEFSYCMETIIQAGHKRMSIVSIPVVTNEKTRESRLFKNIWQHMGKSASAIMRSFIMFKPHAFFGLLGTLLLLLGLIPFVRFLVLVAMGDGGGHVQSLIFGTALLVGALFSYALLIIADLQRTNRVLLEETLEQLRILRFGPVTTRDPDGRVER
- a CDS encoding UDP-glucuronic acid decarboxylase family protein; translation: MTEPTEHEQTQAPRRVMVTGGAGFIGSHIAERLLQQGHEVLVVDNFYSSTRRNLTHLFEHPNFELLRHDVTFPLYVEVDEIYHLACPASPIFYQRDPVQTTKTSVLGSINMLGLAKRTKAKILLSSTSEVYGDPQVHPQTEDYWGNVNPIGIRSCYDEGKRCAETLFFDYRRQHDMPVKVARIFNTYGPRMQPNDGRVVSNFIVQALAGEPLTMYGDGSQTRSFCFVDDMVDGLMSLMATPHEVTGPINIGNPVEFTMLELAELVLELTGSSSELVHLPLPQDDPTRRRPDITQATEVLGWEPRAQLRAGLQRTIDYFAALPTS